The sequence GAGTTCTACAGACCGGGACTGGATAGGTGCTTGTATCGAACTCATGATCCCGATGACGTCGTGTCCGGCATCCCTGTGCTCTACGCCGTCGAAGAGGAGGAAACCTTCCTGGTGGGTGTGGAGGAGTTCCATTTGAGCCACAAATTGGCTGCCTGCCGCATAGGCAAAATGGCCACCAGCACCATGGAATTCCAAGTGTTTGTCGATGGCTCGTTGAAAGTGCGAGACGCTCTCGTTCTGACGCCCGGTCAATTTTGTGTCAACGAAATCCCGTCGACTGATCCCAACAATCCGGAATTTGTCGCCCGTTATTGCGTCGCCGATCCTTGTATGGAGGACAAGACCAAATGCCTGCGCAAGTGTTGCCCGCAGGGCTTGGCCGTCGACAGTGCGACCCACTCTTGCCGGGCTCATCAGACCCCGTTCAACGTGTCCCAACTGACCAGGAAACACGGAGGACCCGTCAGCGACGACGGCAAGGATTCGCTGACGGTTCACGCCGGATTCGGATTCAAATGCCACAACGAAGACATTGTCCTCGTCGATAATTTTCTCATCAACTCGGATGGTTTGATGCAACCAAATCGCCATTTTTACCATTTCGATCAGTCCGCCGATCGCCCAACTGACAAATACTGCATCGATAATTTTGTCGAAGGAAATGACACTgtaagtttgaaatttttaaaaattcccgccgtttttttaaattaacatttatcattgaattattttggtTCCTCAAGAAAATTTTGGGATTAAGGTGTTTCTCAGCCATGACAGAGATTCCGGAGAGTCTCATGAAGGCGGCCACTGTTTATCCTTACTTGTTGTTCTTGTCCGTGTTATTCCTTTCGGCCACCGTGATGGTTTACGTGCTGCTCCCGCCATTGCGCGATGCCAACGGGATCATGATCATGTCTTACGTCAGTTCAATGGCCATCTACTACACTGGACTGGGAATTATTCAGATCGTGCCGGATATGCCGAAAACTGTTTGCGCTTCGTTACGTAAGAGAAATCATTTAATTTGCATATTTAAAGGGCGTGCATGAATGTCTGTTACCTTGTAGCCGTGCTGGTCCATTTCGCTTGTCTGGCCACTTTCGCCTGGCTCAACGTTTTATGTTTTGATCTTTGGTGGGATATCaggtaataatttaaattcaaattagtTTTCCAGTACGTCAAATTTTAacctattaattttaaattcagaaCTTCAATGAACGCAGACGAAGATCAGAGCCAGCGGAGTGAATCGGGTCGTTCCAAAAGTCGTCGTCTAGTGTTTTACTCCATTTATGGCTGGGGTGTACCGTTCACCATCAACATTGTCGGTCAAGTGCTGGAGACGATCCAAGTTTTACCGGAAAACATCGTCACCCCCAATTTCGAGCAATCGCAATGCTGGTTTCTAAGTATAACTATCTTTCATTTGGTTGAATGTTTGTTCAAGTTGATTCTCTGCATGATTCACTAGTTGAAAACCGTCCGCCCCTCTTCGCCTACCTTTACGGACCAGTAACCATAATGCTGTTGGGTAACgccatcatcgtcatcatgATTGTCTTCGCCCTGTGCAAAATCAGCAGATACAGCGAGGAACCCACCAACACCATCCTCCCAAATCTAACGGGGTATTTGATAGCAATcgaaataatcaaatcaaaatttaggaaaaattaattgactttttaaaattgcaGAGTTCGAGTTTCCATGGGCTTGTTCTTGCTGATGGTCGCCCTGTGGATGACAGACTCGATTTCTCTGCTGACCGAGCAATCTTTAATGACTTGGGTGATTGCCGACGTCGTCAACCTGGTAACGGGACTCACcatcttcgtcatcttcgCCTGCAGGAAACGAGTCTGGTATTTGCTGAGGAAAAAGTGGCCCACTTGCTGTTTTTTGGGTCGACGTAGACGCGCTAGTCGGCGTCCAATGTTTCCTAATAAATCTCACACGCCCGAGTTGCCTTCGATGCCTTCCTTGTGCGACAACAACGGATCGCGTTTCATCATCTACAATTCGAAAATCTTTCGCCAATCGGAGCTGGCTGGTGAGTTCTCGTCTAATTCGCAGGGCGATCTGCCGTCTGGTTACCATTCCAACTCGGATAACAATCAGGACTTGGAAGAGGATATTGAAATCGATGTCGACTTGTGGAATGTCGACCTCGACGCTATTCAGGTGGACAGGACGGCGACGACGACAGCTGGGAGTCGACCGGTGGACGAGCGAGAACACGTCATCGTGTAAACTTTTACTAATTCTAAACTAATTTATCAGAAAATAATTTgctaacaaaataataattgaatcGTTTAACAAAGTGATTTTATTCACATTTTCAGTGTAATGCAACATATTATTTGCTGAGATTTATTTTGTTCCAAGCAAATATAAATTCGATGGACCttgtaaataatttaattgtagATTGCAAACATTCGGCTAAGGTCTGAGCGGACAACTTTCAGTAGAAATTGGGTGGCCATTTCACGTTGTCGATCGACGGTGTCGCGGTTGTCTTCGAATAATTTCGACTCTTCCACCAACATGTCAAGGTCGTCATCCGGAATCAACTGCATGATGGTCTTCTGGAGGCTCTCTATCCTGTTCCACTTGTCGCCCATCTTTCTCAAATAGTATTCCGCTTCCTTGAAGTCGTTTTTCTTGATGGATTCCGTCAGGTCCCGAATGCTCTCGTTCAAGTTCAACAACAGACCGGCACGGATGGCTTTGAAACGCTTGACGTTGGCGTTGGTCGAGAGCCCGGTCGCCCAGTATTCTTCCGCAACATAAGAGTCGACTGATGAACTTCGAGTGACATTCACTGGATTCATCGAATTAGACCGACTTTCTACAACAGCGATGGCATCAGAGTCGTTGACAACATCGTCCGAATGGTCTGTTACATCTCTTAGAAAATAAACCACATTACAAAATAGGATAAGAACTAAAAATGTTATCGTATACAAGACTTACAGCGTTTGCGGTAGGCCGTTGATTGGAGATAGGAGGAAGGAAGCGATGACGAACAAGTGAAACGAGAAAATGGACAACTTCATATTTACTAACCGGCGTCTGTCAACTAGTCTTGGATACTGTAAAGGGCAAGAGACTCGGATTTTCTAATGCGTGTGTACAGCTATACGCATCCTGTAATATgtaaataacacacacacacgatacCGTCGGGCTGGATTCTCCCGGCAAAGTAGGTGAGTCAAACCAGTTTTTGACTCGCACAGTGTGTCGACCTGGTGCCCCATATTTTAACATTCAAAGACCTCGAAATGGAACGCGGATGGGAGTTGACAGTTGGGCGACAGCCGgcaaatgttttccttgaaatctgctaatttaatttcaatctcttgataTACATCTAGTTAAAGCGAGAGAGTTGCTCAACATCCGAGTCGAATGGTTTATCAGTTACAAGGATCACAAACGCTTTTGCAGCTAGAAAAGTCGTTTGTTTGGAGaattattgtttaaaaaaagtagGATTTGGCTAAGACATACTAAGctataatttttgaaagaaaaactatGCAACTGTTTCCAAGATTAAAATATGTCAATGggtttattttcattaaattcTATTCTAGTTGgttgtaaaattttcttttcaaaaattcaaattgttgcTCACTCCTAGATGGCAGGGCGCGAGGCAAGGGCGTTAACCATCGTTACTTATGGTTAACGTTACGCCCACTAGGATCGATACTTTGTTTCACCACGTGTTTATTAAACGAGTAGACGTTTTCACGTTTGTGTTTGGATAAAGCACACAGCGAGATACAAGTAAATTTGTTGAATAATAATTGGAAGTAtaaggaaatgggagaatctAGAAAAGATATTTATAATGACTTGGAGAAATTATTGGAGCCGATCAAGGCTGTCGAGGTAAGTGGTCTgagtgagaaaaaaagggaacaaaagaatacatttttttctttgtaggaGAAATGGAAGTTGGTGCCAGCATTTCTGAAGACGAAAGGATTAGTAAAACAGCACATTGATTCCTATAATTACTTTATCAATgttgaaatcaagaaaatagtAAAAGCCAATGAAAAAGTTTTAAGCTTTGCTGACCCTACTTTCTACCTCAAATATTTGGATATCCACGTGGGGAAACCAGACTCGATTGAAGACATGCACCATGTATGTAATCTTACCAACATTAAGTGTGAAACGATTCTGTTATCATTTGAGTTTCCCTTTGCAGTCTCGTCTGACCACACCACATGAGTGCAGACTGCGAGATATGACCTATTCTGCACCAGTTACTGTGGATATTGAGTACACCAGAGGACAACAAAGGGTTGTGCGTAATGGAATTGCAATTGGCAGGATGCCAATCATGCTTAGGAGTTCAAACTGCACACTAGCAGGTATTTTACCTGCAGAGATGgccaagaaaaatgaatgtcCGTACGACTGTGGTGGATATTTCATCGTCCGCGGAAACGAAAAagtatttcaaaacattttcgagatagattgtttggtttttctaaattttttgtatCGTTCAGGTGATTTTGATTCAAGAGCAAATGTCCAAAAATCGTATGATTGTCGAGCAGGATAGGAAAGGAAACATGTCCTGCCAAGTCACCAGCAGTACCCATGGAACGAAGACGCGTACCAACGTAATTATGAACAAAGGAAAATACTATTTAAAGCAAAATAGTTTTCAAGATGTAAGTTGACGCAGAAAATACTCTTATTGGTAACCCAGACTTTCATACAGACTATTTATTTTCAAGGATATTCCTGTAGTCATTGCGTTCAAAGCAATGGGCATTGTGTCAGATCAAGAAATAGTCCAAATGATCGGTACAGATGACC is a genomic window of Daphnia pulicaria isolate SC F1-1A chromosome 2, SC_F0-13Bv2, whole genome shotgun sequence containing:
- the LOC124326090 gene encoding probable G-protein coupled receptor Mth-like 1 isoform X2, whose amino-acid sequence is MSERMASHLMVLFVCLFCCWININGVAGHNESDAVQVYQKTPLTKCCRDGEFYRPGLDRCLYRTHDPDDVVSGIPVLYAVEEEETFLVGVEEFHLSHKLAACRIGKMATSTMEFQVFVDGSLKVRDALVLTPGQFCVNEIPSTDPNNPEFVARYCVADPCMEDKTKCLRKCCPQGLAVDSATHSCRAHQTPFNVSQLTRKHGGPVSDDGKDSLTVHAGFGFKCHNEDIVLVDNFLINSDGLMQPNRHFYHFDQSADRPTDKYCIDNFVEGNDTKILGLRCFSAMTEIPESLMKAATVYPYLLFLSVLFLSATVMVYVLLPPLRDANGIMIMSYVSSMAIYYTGLGIIQIVPDMPKTVCASLPVLVHFACLATFAWLNVLCFDLWWDIRTSMNADEDQSQRSESGRSKSRRLVFYSIYGWGVPFTINIVGQVLETIQVLPENIVTPNFEQSQCWFLITIMLLGNAIIVIMIVFALCKISRYSEEPTNTILPNLTGVRVSMGLFLLMVALWMTDSISLLTEQSLMTWVIADVVNLVTGLTIFVIFACRKRVWYLLRKKWPTCCFLGRRRRASRRPMFPNKSHTPELPSMPSLCDNNGSRFIIYNSKIFRQSELAGEFSSNSQGDLPSGYHSNSDNNQDLEEDIEIDVDLWNVDLDAIQVDRTATTTAGSRPVDEREHVIV
- the LOC124326090 gene encoding probable G-protein coupled receptor Mth-like 1 isoform X1, producing MSERMASHLMVLFVCLFCCWININGVAGHNESDAVQVYQKTPLTKCCRDGEFYRPGLDRCLYRTHDPDDVVSGIPVLYAVEEEETFLVGVEEFHLSHKLAACRIGKMATSTMEFQVFVDGSLKVRDALVLTPGQFCVNEIPSTDPNNPEFVARYCVADPCMEDKTKCLRKCCPQGLAVDSATHSCRAHQTPFNVSQLTRKHGGPVSDDGKDSLTVHAGFGFKCHNEDIVLVDNFLINSDGLMQPNRHFYHFDQSADRPTDKYCIDNFVEGNDTKILGLRCFSAMTEIPESLMKAATVYPYLLFLSVLFLSATVMVYVLLPPLRDANGIMIMSYVSSMAIYYTGLGIIQIVPDMPKTVCASLPVLVHFACLATFAWLNVLCFDLWWDIRTSMNADEDQSQRSESGRSKSRRLVFYSIYGWGVPFTINIVGQVLETIQVLPENIVTPNFEQSQCWFLIENRPPLFAYLYGPVTIMLLGNAIIVIMIVFALCKISRYSEEPTNTILPNLTGVRVSMGLFLLMVALWMTDSISLLTEQSLMTWVIADVVNLVTGLTIFVIFACRKRVWYLLRKKWPTCCFLGRRRRASRRPMFPNKSHTPELPSMPSLCDNNGSRFIIYNSKIFRQSELAGEFSSNSQGDLPSGYHSNSDNNQDLEEDIEIDVDLWNVDLDAIQVDRTATTTAGSRPVDEREHVIV
- the LOC124326552 gene encoding uncharacterized protein LOC124326552, which gives rise to MKLSIFSFHLFVIASFLLSPINGLPQTLDVTDHSDDVVNDSDAIAVVESRSNSMNPVNVTRSSSVDSYVAEEYWATGLSTNANVKRFKAIRAGLLLNLNESIRDLTESIKKNDFKEAEYYLRKMGDKWNRIESLQKTIMQLIPDDDLDMLVEESKLFEDNRDTVDRQREMATQFLLKVVRSDLSRMFAIYN